The following coding sequences are from one Thermodesulforhabdaceae bacterium window:
- a CDS encoding DedA family protein, with translation MSDFIDLILRVDVYLEKLLQSVGIWIYVVLFFIIFSETGFVVTPFLPGDSLLFAVGTLSARGLLDPWVASSVMSVAAILGNVANYHIGRFVGPKVFSKEKSLFFNKKHLDSTHAFYERYGAKAVVIARFLPIFRTFVPFVAGIGRMNYAKFMFYNALGSLLWTLSLTWIGYHFGNLPFVKKNFSVVIVGIIVVSLLPALFKALTIRADRSKTVSCKVSDS, from the coding sequence ATGTCTGATTTTATTGACTTAATTCTTCGTGTGGATGTCTATCTTGAAAAACTGTTACAGTCAGTTGGGATATGGATTTATGTAGTGCTTTTTTTTATAATCTTTTCTGAAACGGGTTTTGTAGTAACGCCTTTTCTGCCGGGGGATTCTTTGCTTTTTGCCGTTGGAACTCTCTCAGCTCGGGGGCTTCTAGATCCATGGGTAGCATCTTCTGTTATGAGCGTCGCCGCTATATTGGGTAATGTGGCAAATTATCACATTGGGAGATTTGTTGGTCCTAAAGTGTTTTCAAAGGAAAAATCGCTTTTTTTTAACAAAAAGCATCTTGATTCTACTCATGCTTTTTATGAACGTTATGGAGCAAAGGCTGTAGTTATCGCAAGGTTTTTGCCCATCTTTAGAACCTTTGTTCCCTTCGTAGCTGGTATAGGGCGCATGAACTATGCAAAGTTCATGTTTTACAATGCTCTTGGAAGTCTTTTATGGACGTTATCCCTTACCTGGATTGGCTATCATTTTGGAAATCTTCCTTTTGTGAAGAAAAATTTTTCAGTCGTCATAGTTGGCATAATTGTTGTATCTTTGCTTCCTGCACTGTTTAAAGCTCTTACCATTCGTGCTGACAGAAGCAAGACAGTTTCTTGTAAAGTCAGCGACAGTTAA
- a CDS encoding branched-chain amino acid ABC transporter substrate-binding protein yields the protein MARRWFYAFVAILSVFLLFKPSYSADNIKIGLMAPMTGKWASEGQEMKQVLDLLVEDINSKGGINGAKVELITEDDGGDPRTAALAAQKLVTQKVVAVIGTYGSSITEASQGIFNEARVIQIANGSTAIRLTEKKLPYFFRTCPRDDEQAKVAVQTIKKIGAKNIAILHDNTTYAKGLAEEAKAIIEKEGGNIKVVFFDALTPGEQDYTAILTKLKSANPDMVFFTGYYPEAGLLLKQKKEMKWDVPFMGGDATNNPDLVKIAGKEAAAGFYFLSAPLPKDLPGGEAKTLLNAFNQKYGHLPNSIYAVLAGDGFRVIAKAIEATKSTNPDTLANYLHKELKDFPGFTGTIAFDEKGDRVGEVYRVYKVDENGQFVLQP from the coding sequence ATGGCACGACGGTGGTTTTACGCTTTTGTTGCAATTCTAAGTGTTTTTTTGTTGTTTAAGCCGTCTTACAGCGCGGACAATATTAAAATAGGTCTCATGGCTCCAATGACTGGAAAGTGGGCAAGCGAGGGACAGGAAATGAAGCAGGTGCTCGATCTTCTGGTTGAAGACATCAATTCCAAAGGTGGTATTAATGGAGCCAAGGTTGAGCTTATAACGGAAGATGACGGTGGGGATCCTCGCACGGCAGCTCTTGCCGCTCAAAAACTCGTAACCCAAAAGGTAGTTGCAGTCATAGGAACTTACGGCTCATCAATAACAGAGGCTTCCCAGGGTATTTTCAATGAAGCCAGGGTTATTCAGATTGCAAATGGTTCAACTGCTATAAGACTCACAGAAAAGAAACTCCCTTATTTCTTCAGAACCTGCCCAAGAGATGATGAACAGGCAAAGGTGGCTGTCCAAACCATTAAAAAGATAGGTGCTAAAAATATAGCTATTCTTCATGACAACACCACCTACGCAAAGGGTCTAGCAGAGGAAGCAAAGGCTATTATTGAAAAGGAAGGTGGAAATATAAAGGTAGTATTTTTCGACGCCTTAACACCAGGAGAACAGGATTATACGGCAATTCTGACAAAGCTTAAAAGTGCAAATCCCGATATGGTTTTCTTTACCGGATACTACCCAGAAGCAGGATTGCTTCTCAAGCAGAAGAAAGAAATGAAGTGGGATGTGCCCTTTATGGGAGGAGACGCTACAAATAACCCGGATCTTGTAAAAATAGCAGGAAAAGAAGCGGCGGCTGGGTTTTATTTCCTGAGCGCGCCTCTCCCAAAAGATCTTCCTGGTGGAGAAGCTAAAACGCTACTCAATGCTTTCAATCAAAAATATGGACATCTTCCAAACTCAATATATGCTGTCCTGGCTGGTGATGGTTTTAGAGTAATCGCAAAGGCGATTGAAGCAACAAAGTCAACCAATCCAGACACACTGGCAAATTACCTGCACAAAGAACTAAAAGACTTTCCAGGGTTCACCGGAACCATTGCCTTTGACGAAAAAGGCGATCGTGTTGGGGAAGTCTATCGTGTGTATAAGGTTGACGAAAACGGTCAATTTGTTTTACAGCCATAG
- a CDS encoding branched-chain amino acid ABC transporter permease, with amino-acid sequence MENFLQQLLNGLSLGGIYALIALGYTMVYGVLKLINFAHGDLFTIGSYIGFTLLVSFGLANVAGPIGALIAICAVVMLSVAFLGVCLERAAYRPLRHSPRLSAVVSALGASIFLQNAVMLIYGAKFHVYPQGLIARSSLSLFGLYLPLVKVFVLLVSLLVMALLYIFIQKTLTGAAIRAVAIDHRAAQLVGINVDRVVTLVFLIGPALGGLAGLMVGLLYGQITFTMGWLYGLKAFTAAILGGIGNIPGAMLGGIILGIIESMSSAYLSVAWKDAVTFFVLILILTVRPTGILGERVAEKV; translated from the coding sequence ATGGAAAATTTCCTCCAGCAGCTTTTGAACGGTCTATCTCTGGGCGGAATTTACGCGTTGATCGCTCTGGGCTATACCATGGTTTACGGCGTTCTGAAGTTAATTAACTTCGCTCATGGCGATCTCTTTACTATCGGATCCTACATCGGATTTACTCTTTTGGTCTCATTTGGTCTTGCTAATGTTGCGGGACCTATAGGCGCACTTATCGCGATTTGTGCAGTCGTCATGTTGTCAGTTGCTTTCCTGGGGGTTTGTCTGGAGCGAGCAGCTTACAGACCGCTCCGCCACTCCCCCAGACTTTCTGCTGTTGTTTCAGCCTTAGGAGCATCCATATTTCTTCAAAACGCTGTAATGCTCATATACGGAGCCAAATTCCACGTTTATCCTCAGGGGCTCATCGCAAGATCAAGCCTATCATTGTTTGGACTTTATTTGCCCCTTGTTAAAGTTTTTGTGCTCCTTGTCTCCCTGTTAGTTATGGCTTTACTTTACATCTTCATTCAAAAGACCTTAACAGGTGCTGCCATCAGAGCTGTGGCTATAGATCATAGAGCTGCTCAACTGGTGGGAATAAACGTGGATCGAGTCGTAACACTGGTTTTTCTTATAGGTCCCGCGCTTGGAGGATTAGCCGGTTTAATGGTTGGGCTCCTCTACGGTCAAATTACATTCACCATGGGTTGGCTTTACGGACTCAAAGCCTTTACAGCAGCAATTCTCGGTGGAATTGGAAATATTCCTGGAGCAATGCTTGGAGGAATCATCCTGGGGATAATCGAATCCATGTCATCGGCTTATTTATCGGTAGCATGGAAAGATGCTGTCACTTTCTTTGTGCTAATTCTCATACTCACCGTTAGACCAACGGGAATTCTCGGTGAACGAGTAGCGGAAAAGGTATGA
- a CDS encoding branched-chain amino acid ABC transporter permease — protein MKKLSISVSPLYIVLAAVLVLPPFLDPYWVDLFNNIGLYATLAISLNIIVGHTGLFNLGHAAFYAIGAYTAAIINTHYHIPMLPMIPLSGIAAGLFAFVVMRPIIHLRGDYLCIVTIGIGEIVRIALINNIFGITGGANGIFGISRPEIFGYVIRTPHQFFYLIWAFLLITIVVFKRLEHSRVGRALNCVRDDEIAAQSSGINVASYKLTAFVIGAIWAGMTGNIFASKMTIISPESFSFWESVIMFAIVILGGAGSIEGVIVGSLLIIGLPEIFRGLSTSRMLVFGLAMIVMMILRPRGLIPPKLRRYNLNGLIKQDASS, from the coding sequence ATGAAAAAACTATCGATATCTGTTTCTCCACTATACATCGTTCTGGCGGCTGTTTTAGTTTTGCCACCATTCTTAGATCCCTACTGGGTCGATCTTTTTAACAATATAGGACTTTACGCCACACTGGCGATAAGCCTTAATATCATCGTCGGGCATACAGGGTTATTTAATCTGGGTCATGCTGCTTTTTATGCCATCGGAGCCTATACGGCCGCAATAATTAATACCCACTACCATATTCCCATGTTGCCTATGATACCTCTTTCGGGCATAGCTGCAGGACTTTTTGCCTTCGTTGTTATGCGTCCTATCATTCACCTTAGAGGAGACTACCTGTGTATAGTCACTATAGGGATTGGAGAAATTGTCAGAATAGCTCTTATTAATAACATCTTCGGCATAACGGGTGGAGCTAACGGAATATTTGGCATATCAAGACCCGAAATCTTTGGCTACGTTATAAGAACTCCCCACCAATTTTTTTACCTGATCTGGGCATTTCTGCTGATTACTATTGTAGTTTTTAAGCGACTGGAACATTCAAGAGTTGGTAGAGCTTTAAATTGTGTCCGGGATGACGAAATTGCCGCTCAAAGTAGTGGCATCAACGTGGCATCCTATAAGCTCACAGCCTTTGTTATCGGGGCTATCTGGGCTGGCATGACCGGAAACATCTTTGCTTCAAAAATGACCATAATCTCCCCGGAATCTTTCAGTTTCTGGGAATCGGTTATTATGTTTGCCATTGTTATTCTGGGGGGAGCTGGAAGTATTGAAGGGGTTATAGTTGGATCCCTCCTGATAATCGGTCTTCCGGAAATCTTTCGTGGGCTTTCAACCTCAAGAATGCTTGTTTTTGGACTGGCGATGATTGTAATGAT